The Sphingomonas sp. LY54 genome includes a region encoding these proteins:
- a CDS encoding L-serine ammonia-lyase, with protein MVSSVFELFKIGVGPSSSHTMGPMSAACDFVEMLSGKALLDGVERVEADLYGSLALTGKGHATDRAILLGLSGLRPASMNPDDADVIVEAVRATGRMTLGGRRDIAFDEPRDLRFLQRERLPHHSNGMRFTAFDADGGAIESKIYYSVGGGAIVDDAAIARNAPPEGGWDIAFNYHSADELLAIAAREGLTIADIALANERGQYSDAEISGRLHAIAQAMSACIDRGIGAEGILPGGLKVKRRAPALHKLLTERAERALSDPLTVIDWVNLWALAVNEENAAGGRVVTAPTNGAAGIVPAVLRYYQRFTPRASDEGVQIFLLTAAAIGSLFKENASISGAEVGCQGEVGVACSMAAAGLTAVMGGTPEQIENAAEIGMEHNLGLTCDPVGGLVQVPCIERNAVGAIKALEASRLALVGDGTHRVSLDQVIETMRKTGLDMNERYKETSLGGLAVNVVEC; from the coding sequence GTGGTTTCCAGTGTCTTCGAGCTGTTCAAGATCGGGGTCGGTCCTTCCAGTTCGCACACTATGGGCCCGATGAGCGCGGCTTGCGACTTTGTCGAGATGCTGTCGGGAAAGGCGCTGCTGGACGGCGTCGAACGGGTCGAGGCCGATCTCTACGGGTCGCTCGCGCTCACCGGCAAGGGCCACGCCACCGACCGCGCCATTCTGCTCGGCCTTTCCGGCCTGCGCCCGGCGTCGATGAATCCCGACGACGCCGACGTGATCGTGGAGGCGGTCCGCGCCACTGGGCGGATGACGCTGGGCGGCCGCCGCGACATCGCCTTCGACGAGCCGCGCGACCTCCGGTTTCTCCAGCGCGAGCGGCTGCCGCACCATTCGAACGGCATGCGCTTCACGGCCTTTGACGCCGACGGGGGGGCGATCGAGAGCAAGATCTATTATTCGGTGGGCGGCGGAGCGATCGTCGACGACGCGGCGATCGCGCGCAACGCGCCGCCCGAGGGCGGCTGGGACATCGCCTTCAACTATCACAGCGCCGATGAGCTGCTCGCCATCGCCGCACGCGAGGGCCTGACGATCGCCGACATCGCGCTGGCCAACGAGCGCGGCCAATATTCCGACGCGGAGATCAGCGGCCGGCTGCACGCAATCGCGCAGGCGATGTCGGCCTGCATCGATCGCGGCATCGGCGCCGAAGGCATCCTGCCCGGCGGCCTCAAGGTGAAGCGCCGCGCCCCGGCCTTGCACAAATTGCTCACCGAGCGCGCCGAGCGGGCGCTTTCCGATCCGCTGACGGTGATCGACTGGGTGAACCTCTGGGCGCTGGCGGTGAACGAGGAAAATGCCGCGGGCGGCCGCGTCGTCACCGCCCCGACCAACGGCGCCGCCGGCATCGTTCCGGCGGTGCTGCGTTACTATCAGCGCTTCACGCCGCGCGCGTCGGACGAGGGCGTCCAGATATTTCTCCTGACGGCCGCCGCGATCGGCTCGCTGTTCAAGGAGAATGCCTCGATCTCGGGCGCCGAAGTCGGCTGCCAGGGTGAAGTCGGAGTCGCCTGTTCGATGGCGGCCGCGGGCCTGACCGCCGTAATGGGCGGGACGCCCGAGCAGATCGAGAATGCCGCGGAGATCGGCATGGAGCATAATCTCGGCCTCACCTGCGATCCGGTCGGCGGGCTGGTTCAGGTGCCGTGCATCGAACGCAATGCGGTGGGCGCGATCAAGGCGCTGGAGGCTTCGCGGCTTGCACTGGTCGGCGACGGCACGCACCGGGTCAGCCTCGACCAGGTGATCGAGACGATGCGCAAGACCGGCCTCGACATGAACGAGCGGTACAAGGAGACTTCGCTTGGGGGCCTCGCCGTGAATGTCGTCGAGTGCTGA
- the pabB gene encoding aminodeoxychorismate synthase component I, producing MGRASLLGNRNSTMPFVLLDDARSGADRARLLANPVEIVATRDPADIPDCLGKVRAAQARGLHAAGFLAYEAGHALEGRLTPLCSAPPADQPPLLWFGLFERSEAIDSPDTLLPDPAGAWSGPARPRIERAGYEAAVARVKAHIEAGNVYQANLTFAAEVRTAGHPLALYAALRDQARAGHGGIVFTGEHWLLSFSPELFFALEGGRLTTRPMKGTATRRPDPAEDKAAAAALREDPKQRAENLMIVDLLRNDLSRVSKAGSVKVPALFEVETYPTVHQMTSTVVAELEEGRDAVDVLETIFPCGSITGAPKIRAMELIANIEAGPRHAYTGSIGHIAPGGEATFNVAIRTLTIKAGEDRAIIGLGSGIVADSRAGDEWRECLAKGKFVATRRSFDLIETMRFDPRDGIMDLERHLLRLKHSAQAFDFRFDRHDVRNEIQAATFRHRDPKKVRLLLSRAGTVAIESAPAPQPIHRAVTVALAQRPVAADDFRLRHKTSDRTFYDEARRASDAFEVVFVDDDGFLTEGSFTNIFVQRGGTLVTPPLARGLLPGILRQRLIEQGDAEEGDLAPADLAGGFLIGNAVRGLLRARLAQAPVQDARGKEAAETEQ from the coding sequence ATGGGCCGGGCATCCCTGCTTGGCAACCGCAATAGCACGATGCCGTTCGTCCTGCTCGACGATGCGCGAAGCGGGGCTGACAGGGCCCGGCTGCTCGCCAACCCCGTCGAGATCGTCGCGACCCGCGACCCGGCCGACATCCCGGACTGCCTCGGCAAGGTCCGCGCGGCGCAGGCGCGCGGCCTCCATGCCGCCGGCTTCCTCGCTTACGAGGCGGGCCACGCGCTGGAGGGGCGCCTGACCCCACTCTGTTCCGCGCCGCCCGCCGATCAGCCCCCCTTGCTATGGTTCGGCCTGTTCGAACGCTCCGAGGCGATCGACTCCCCCGACACGTTGCTACCCGATCCGGCCGGCGCCTGGTCGGGCCCGGCCCGGCCCCGGATCGAGCGCGCGGGCTATGAGGCCGCGGTCGCCCGCGTGAAGGCGCATATCGAGGCGGGCAATGTCTACCAGGCCAATCTCACCTTCGCCGCCGAGGTCCGCACGGCCGGCCACCCGCTCGCGCTCTATGCCGCGCTTCGCGATCAGGCCCGCGCCGGCCATGGCGGAATCGTCTTCACCGGCGAGCATTGGCTGCTCTCCTTCTCGCCGGAGCTTTTCTTCGCGCTCGAAGGCGGCCGCCTGACGACCCGCCCGATGAAGGGCACCGCCACCCGTCGCCCGGACCCCGCCGAAGACAAAGCCGCGGCCGCGGCCTTGCGCGAGGACCCCAAGCAGCGCGCTGAGAATCTGATGATCGTCGACCTCCTCCGCAACGATCTCTCGCGCGTGTCGAAAGCCGGCAGCGTCAAGGTCCCGGCCCTGTTCGAGGTCGAGACCTACCCGACCGTGCACCAGATGACCTCGACGGTGGTCGCCGAGCTCGAGGAAGGGCGCGACGCCGTCGACGTGCTCGAGACGATCTTCCCGTGCGGCTCGATCACCGGCGCGCCCAAGATCCGCGCGATGGAGCTCATCGCCAACATCGAGGCCGGCCCCCGCCACGCCTACACCGGCTCGATCGGCCATATCGCGCCCGGCGGAGAAGCGACTTTCAATGTCGCGATCCGCACCTTAACCATCAAGGCGGGCGAGGATCGGGCGATCATCGGCCTTGGTTCGGGGATTGTTGCGGACAGCCGCGCCGGCGACGAATGGCGCGAATGTCTGGCGAAGGGAAAGTTTGTGGCGACGCGCAGGAGCTTCGACCTGATCGAGACGATGCGGTTCGACCCGCGCGACGGCATCATGGACCTCGAGCGGCACCTGCTCCGCCTCAAGCACAGCGCCCAGGCCTTCGACTTCCGCTTCGACCGGCACGATGTCCGCAACGAAATCCAGGCGGCCACCTTCCGCCACCGCGATCCGAAGAAGGTGCGGCTCCTGCTCTCCCGTGCCGGAACGGTGGCGATCGAGAGCGCGCCGGCGCCCCAGCCGATCCACCGGGCGGTGACGGTCGCGCTGGCGCAGCGCCCGGTCGCGGCCGACGATTTCCGCCTCCGCCACAAGACCAGCGACCGCACCTTCTACGACGAGGCCCGGCGCGCGAGCGATGCGTTCGAGGTCGTCTTCGTCGACGACGACGGCTTCCTCACCGAGGGCAGCTTCACCAATATCTTCGTCCAGCGCGGCGGCACGCTCGTCACCCCGCCGCTGGCGCGCGGCCTCCTCCCCGGCATCCTCCGCCAGCGCCTGATCGAGCAGGGGGACGCCGAGGAAGGCGACCTCGCCCCGGCCGATCTCGCCGGCGGCTTCCTGATCGGCAACGCGGTCCGCGGCCTCCTCCGCGCCCGGCTCGCGCAAGCCCCCGTTCAGGACGCGCGTGGCAAGGAGGCGGCGGAGACGGAGCAATGA
- the msrB gene encoding peptide-methionine (R)-S-oxide reductase MsrB — protein sequence MKIDRRALFGLGGVGLLGGGALLFGERTSYAREGKFEIDLSDAEWKKRLTPQQYAVLRGEKTERARSSPLDKEKRRGLYVCAGCGLPLFSSAAKFDSGTGWPSFWKPLPNAVGLRADNSFFMKRTEVHCRRCGGHIGHVFDDGPRPTGKRYCMNGVAMRFAPA from the coding sequence ATGAAGATCGATCGGCGTGCCCTTTTCGGCCTCGGCGGCGTCGGCCTGCTCGGCGGCGGCGCATTGCTGTTCGGCGAGCGGACCTCCTACGCCCGCGAGGGCAAGTTCGAGATCGACCTCAGCGACGCCGAGTGGAAGAAGCGCCTCACCCCGCAGCAATATGCGGTGCTGCGCGGCGAGAAGACCGAGCGCGCTCGCTCCAGCCCGCTCGACAAGGAGAAGCGGCGCGGGCTCTACGTCTGCGCCGGCTGCGGCCTGCCTTTGTTCAGCTCGGCCGCCAAGTTCGACAGCGGCACCGGCTGGCCGAGTTTCTGGAAGCCATTGCCCAATGCGGTCGGCCTGCGCGCCGACAACAGCTTTTTCATGAAGCGCACCGAAGTCCATTGCCGCCGCTGCGGCGGCCATATCGGCCATGTCTTCGACGATGGGCCGCGCCCGACCGGCAAGCGCTATTGCATGAACGGCGTGGCGATGCGCTTCGCCCCCGCCTGA
- the pdeM gene encoding ligase-associated DNA damage response endonuclease PdeM — MVRFSFSGHDLMALPQGALFWPARRALLVADLHLEKASWFARLGQMLPPYDSIATLTELSAIVEATGAGEIWCLGDSFHDRHGCDRLPAPARERLLALTAATRWTWITGNHDPGFADHCGGEIVEEAEVDGLLLRHQADPAETRPELSGHFHPKLRITQRGRHISRRCFVATDRKLILPAFGSLTGGLDACHPEIIRAVGGSAEALVPVADRLLRFPIAA; from the coding sequence ATGGTTCGCTTTTCGTTCTCCGGACACGATCTGATGGCGCTGCCGCAGGGCGCGCTCTTCTGGCCGGCGCGGCGCGCGCTACTGGTGGCGGACCTCCATCTGGAAAAAGCGAGCTGGTTCGCGCGGCTGGGGCAGATGCTCCCTCCTTATGATTCGATCGCGACGCTGACCGAGCTGAGCGCGATCGTCGAAGCGACCGGCGCCGGCGAAATCTGGTGCCTGGGCGACAGCTTCCACGACCGCCACGGCTGCGACCGGCTGCCCGCCCCGGCGCGCGAGCGGCTGCTCGCGCTCACCGCGGCGACGCGCTGGACCTGGATCACCGGCAACCACGATCCCGGCTTCGCCGACCATTGCGGCGGCGAGATCGTCGAGGAGGCCGAGGTCGACGGGCTGCTGCTGCGGCACCAAGCCGATCCGGCGGAGACTCGGCCCGAACTGTCCGGCCACTTCCACCCCAAGTTGCGGATCACGCAGCGCGGGCGGCACATTTCGCGCCGCTGCTTCGTCGCCACCGACCGCAAGCTGATCCTCCCCGCCTTCGGGTCGCTCACCGGCGGGCTCGATGCCTGCCATCCCGAGATCATCCGCGCCGTCGGCGGGTCCGCCGAAGCTTTGGTGCCGGTGGCAGACCGGCTGCTCCGCTTCCCGATCGCGGCCTGA
- a CDS encoding MgtC/SapB family protein produces MFDSDPMTPFTWSELLLRLGLASFLGLALGFDREVRGHDAGIRTHALVALSSAMIMISSLIVYQQLRTENFAPDPLRSIQGLSQAIGFIAAGLIFVRRGAVVNMTTAANIWIAAAVGMACGLGHYRVVAVGFGFALVLLTAVRAVERFLPGKHHGES; encoded by the coding sequence ATGTTTGACAGCGACCCGATGACGCCATTCACCTGGAGCGAACTGCTGCTGCGCCTCGGTCTCGCGTCCTTCCTGGGGCTCGCGCTCGGCTTCGACCGCGAAGTGCGCGGCCATGATGCCGGCATCCGCACCCACGCTTTGGTGGCGCTCAGCTCGGCGATGATCATGATCTCGTCGCTGATCGTCTACCAGCAGCTCCGCACCGAGAATTTCGCGCCCGATCCGCTGCGCTCGATCCAGGGCCTCAGCCAGGCGATCGGCTTCATCGCCGCCGGCCTGATCTTCGTCCGGCGCGGCGCGGTCGTGAACATGACCACTGCCGCCAACATCTGGATTGCCGCCGCGGTCGGCATGGCCTGCGGGCTCGGCCATTACCGGGTGGTGGCGGTCGGCTTCGGCTTTGCCTTGGTGCTGCTCACCGCCGTCCGCGCCGTCGAGCGTTTCCTGCCCGGCAAGCATCACGGCGAGAGCTGA